A single region of the Brassica rapa cultivar Chiifu-401-42 chromosome A03, CAAS_Brap_v3.01, whole genome shotgun sequence genome encodes:
- the LOC117132852 gene encoding uncharacterized protein LOC117132852, which yields MITDNLIASSCALDDFLIKKMLEQKSLETEIDFCDLDFCDYVLQLDLLSSETDKIRHSLRSILDNCVVLSLDDIVVYNTFFEKHLESLIVDSHSELKLVCSYVEQDMHALKVNTIVAYLDKILVCNAYFDVHLERLKCVLLVLGKEILFFDLNKYLSCTFDPGLLDSVLSVHERQVQPLRNESIDRAQQPEIWRNFVVQTGYLGDASDRGSVQNGYLKIQKVFCHKSNFRGKPIHQGFTEAWNHLKSFTEEGVMNFPNKRLSSPSIHEYQTSKGDLGPRKKRPEPKPILHEPKVFPQSTSCPNQKHCKDHGFIVSAYHENVLNQRISKRKHIFTWLKNVLFKSFHELFLMSCVLKEIWCRKKT from the coding sequence ATGATCACTGATAATTTGATTGCATCCTCTTGTGCATTGGACGATTTCTTGATTAAAAAGATGCTGGAACAGAAATCACTTGAAACTGAAATTGATTTTTGTGATCTtgatttttgtgattatgttttGCAGCTTGATCTCTTGAGTTCTGAAACTGATAAAATAAGGCATTCTCTGAGATCAATTCTTGATAATTGTGTTGTTTTGAGCCTTGATGATATTGTGGTTTACAACACTTTCTTTGAAAAACATCTTGAGTCTTTGATAGTTGATTCTCATtctgaacttaagcttgtgtgttcaTATGTTGAGCAGGATATGCACGCCTTGAAAGTGAATACTAttgttgcatatcttgataaaatTCTGGTCTGTAATGCCTACTTTGATGTGCATCTTGAAAGGCTGAAATGTGTGTTACTTGTTCTTGGAaaagaaattttgttttttgatttgaacaagtatttgtcttgcacatttgatcctggtcttcTAGATTCTGTTTTGAGTGTCCATgaaagacaggttcagcctctgaGAAATGAAAGCATTGATCGTGCCCAACAGCCTGAGATTTGGAGAAACTTTGTTGtccaaaccggctaccttggagaTGCCAGCGACAGGGGTTCAGTCCAAAACGGATATTTAAAGATTCAGAAGGTCTTTTGTCATAAATCCAATTTCCGTGGAAAGCCAATTCACCAAGGATTCACGGAGGCTTGGAATCACCTGAAAAGCTTCACGGAGGAaggagttatgaattttccaaataaGAGGTTATCCAGCCCGTCTATCCACGAGTACCAGACTTCTAAAGGAGATTTAGGCCCAAGAAAGAAGCGACCTGAGCCAAAACCAatcctccatgaaccaaaggtgtttcctcagtcaacctcctgtccaaaccaaaagcactgtaaggatcatgggtTTATTGTCTCTGCTTATCATGAAAACGTTTTGAATCAGAGAATTTCCAAAAGAAAACACATctttacttggttgaaaaacgttttgtttAAATCATTTCATGAGTTGTTTTTAATGAGCTGTGTTTTGAAAGAAATTTGGTGTAGGAAAAAAACATGA